The following proteins are co-located in the Candidatus Nitrotoga sp. AM1P genome:
- the accC gene encoding acetyl-CoA carboxylase biotin carboxylase subunit: MFEKILIANRGEIALRIQRACREMGIKSVAVHSEADADAKYVKLADESVCIGPASSLNSYLHIPSIISAAEVTDAQAIHPGYGFLSENADFAERVEKSGFVFIGPRPETIRLMGDKVSAKNAMKKAGIPCVPGVDGALPDNPTEITKIARSIGYPVIIKAAGGGGGRGMRVVHTEAALLNAVVMTRGEAQAAFNNPVVYMEKFLQNPRHIEFQVLADSYGNAVYLGERDCSMQRRHQKILEEAPAPLLNTRLRNKIGERCAAACRKIGYRGAGTFEFLYENDEFFFIEMNTRIQVEHPVSEMITGIDIVQQQIRIAAGEKLSFKQNDITLKGHAIECRINAEHPYKFTPSAGRITTWHPPGGPGIRVDSHVYANYFVPPHYDSMIGKIIAYGDNRQQAIARMRTALSEMAVEGIETNIPLHQELMLDAAFLRGGTSIHYLEHKLAERIKVK; this comes from the coding sequence ATGTTTGAAAAAATTCTCATCGCAAATCGAGGCGAGATTGCCTTAAGAATTCAGCGCGCTTGTCGTGAAATGGGCATTAAATCCGTTGCCGTGCATTCCGAAGCTGATGCAGATGCCAAGTATGTCAAACTGGCCGATGAGTCGGTATGTATTGGCCCGGCTTCCTCGCTAAATAGCTATTTGCACATTCCATCCATCATTAGTGCAGCGGAAGTTACCGATGCACAGGCCATCCACCCAGGCTATGGTTTTTTGTCTGAGAATGCTGACTTCGCTGAGCGTGTGGAAAAGAGTGGGTTTGTATTCATTGGCCCACGGCCGGAAACCATTCGTTTGATGGGCGACAAAGTGTCCGCCAAAAACGCGATGAAAAAAGCCGGTATTCCTTGTGTACCAGGTGTGGATGGCGCACTGCCAGATAATCCAACCGAAATTACCAAGATTGCACGCAGTATCGGTTATCCGGTTATTATCAAGGCCGCCGGGGGCGGGGGCGGACGTGGTATGCGCGTAGTGCATACCGAAGCCGCGTTGCTGAATGCCGTGGTCATGACGCGTGGCGAGGCGCAGGCGGCGTTTAATAATCCTGTGGTGTATATGGAAAAGTTTTTGCAGAACCCACGCCACATCGAATTTCAAGTACTGGCTGATTCTTATGGCAATGCGGTATATTTAGGTGAGCGCGACTGCTCAATGCAACGCCGCCATCAGAAAATTCTTGAGGAAGCGCCAGCACCGCTGCTTAATACTCGTCTCCGTAATAAAATTGGTGAGCGTTGTGCGGCAGCTTGCCGCAAGATTGGCTATCGCGGTGCGGGAACTTTTGAATTTCTGTATGAAAACGATGAATTTTTTTTCATTGAAATGAACACTCGTATACAGGTAGAGCATCCGGTCAGCGAAATGATTACGGGCATAGATATCGTGCAACAGCAGATCCGTATCGCTGCCGGTGAAAAACTCAGTTTCAAGCAAAATGATATTACGCTTAAAGGTCATGCCATTGAATGCCGCATCAATGCCGAACATCCCTACAAGTTCACACCTTCGGCTGGCCGCATTACTACTTGGCATCCTCCTGGTGGCCCGGGCATTCGCGTGGATTCGCATGTGTACGCTAATTACTTCGTGCCGCCTCACTATGATTCCATGATCGGCAAAATCATCGCATATGGGGACAATCGCCAACAGGCGATAGCCCGCATGCGTACCGCCCTATCAGAAATGGCGGTAGAGGGTATCGAGACTAATATCCCGCTGCATCAGGAGCTCATGTTAGATGCTGCTTTTCTACGAGGTGGCACCAGCATTCACTATCTGGAACACAAGCTAGCCGAACGTATCAAGGTAAAATAA
- the accB gene encoding acetyl-CoA carboxylase biotin carboxyl carrier protein, which yields MDLRKLKTLIELVESSGIAELEISEGEERVRIVRSAAAVQHVYAAPQQHMTTLAPQLSDVPAELAEPAAPDGHVVKSPMVGSFYRSPSPGAKPFVEVGQSVSVGDTLCIIEAMKLLNEIEADQSGVISAVLVESGQPVEYGQPLFIIG from the coding sequence ATGGATTTACGTAAACTTAAGACCTTGATTGAACTGGTTGAAAGCTCCGGTATTGCCGAGCTGGAAATCAGTGAAGGCGAAGAACGCGTGCGCATTGTACGTTCTGCTGCTGCGGTGCAGCATGTTTATGCTGCACCGCAGCAGCATATGACCACGCTTGCCCCACAGCTGTCCGATGTGCCTGCTGAGCTTGCCGAACCCGCAGCACCAGATGGTCACGTAGTGAAATCGCCGATGGTTGGTAGTTTTTACCGCAGTCCCTCCCCTGGTGCCAAACCCTTTGTGGAAGTGGGCCAGAGCGTAAGCGTGGGCGATACTCTTTGTATTATCGAAGCAATGAAGCTGCTCAACGAAATCGAAGCTGACCAAAGCGGTGTCATTAGTGCGGTTCTGGTCGAGAGTGGCCAGCCAGTGGAATATGGTCAACCTCTTTTTATCATTGGTTAA
- the aroQ gene encoding type II 3-dehydroquinate dehydratase, which yields MKTILVLHGPNLNLLGSREPSVYGHITLDEINNKLQHLARMQGTNLLYFQSNSESALVDRVHLARQDGTDFIVINPAAFTHTSVALRDALAAVAIPFIEVHLSNVFAREPFRKESYFSDLAIGVISGLGATGYELAVQYALQYSVRS from the coding sequence ATGAAAACCATTCTGGTTCTACATGGCCCCAATCTGAACTTGCTCGGTAGCCGCGAGCCAAGCGTGTATGGCCATATTACATTAGACGAAATTAACAACAAATTACAGCATTTAGCACGCATGCAAGGTACAAATCTGTTGTATTTTCAGAGTAACTCTGAATCTGCTTTAGTAGATCGTGTGCATTTGGCGCGCCAGGATGGTACCGATTTTATTGTCATTAACCCTGCTGCGTTTACGCATACCAGTGTGGCTTTACGCGATGCACTAGCGGCGGTGGCCATCCCATTTATTGAAGTCCATCTTTCCAATGTGTTTGCACGGGAACCGTTCCGCAAAGAATCATATTTTTCTGATCTTGCTATCGGCGTTATCAGCGGTCTGGGTGCAACCGGTTATGAACTCGCAGTGCAATACGCGCTGCAATATTCTGTTAGGAGCTAA
- a CDS encoding putative toxin-antitoxin system toxin component, PIN family → MRVVLDTNVILSALLFANGNLAWLKKAWQAKSIRPVISNATKEDLFDSLNYPKFDLSIAEQDLLLEEFFPYCEIASISNWMPSHGIFSQVFLAVAHKAKVDALVSVEKDLLALRGSFIPSIFTVEELRKRLQEERLA, encoded by the coding sequence ATGCGCGTTGTTCTCGATACCAATGTAATACTTTCTGCATTGTTGTTTGCCAACGGAAATTTGGCATGGTTGAAGAAGGCTTGGCAAGCGAAGTCTATCCGTCCGGTAATCAGTAACGCAACAAAAGAAGATTTATTTGACTCATTGAATTACCCAAAATTTGATCTGTCGATCGCTGAGCAGGATCTGTTGCTGGAAGAGTTTTTTCCATACTGTGAAATAGCGTCCATATCCAACTGGATGCCATCGCACGGTATATTTAGTCAAGTATTTTTGGCCGTGGCACACAAAGCCAAGGTAGATGCATTGGTGAGCGTTGAAAAAGATTTACTCGCATTGCGAGGAAGTTTTATCCCCTCCATTTTTACCGTTGAGGAATTACGTAAACGTTTGCAAGAAGAACGTCTCGCATAA
- a CDS encoding AbrB/MazE/SpoVT family DNA-binding domain-containing protein translates to MQVKIIPSNQTTSPDRIVSPVETSEHFDIEVDSSTNALTPVLVQSVEAVREKLIASGISEKDVADACAWARRPKE, encoded by the coding sequence ATGCAAGTCAAGATAATTCCAAGCAATCAGACTACGTCGCCAGATAGAATTGTTTCTCCAGTGGAAACTTCTGAACATTTTGATATTGAAGTTGACAGTTCCACTAATGCTTTGACGCCCGTCTTAGTTCAAAGCGTTGAAGCTGTGCGTGAAAAATTGATTGCATCGGGGATTTCCGAAAAAGATGTAGCTGACGCTTGTGCTTGGGCGCGTCGACCCAAAGAATAA
- the tkt gene encoding transketolase, producing the protein MAAARKVYPPKFNDTTGAIRALAMDAVQKANSGHPGAPMGMAEIAEVLWIHHLRHNPANPKWADRDRFVFSNGHGSMLIYALLHLTGYDLPIDELKRFRQLHSQTPGHPEYGYTAGVETTTGPLGQGITNAVGFALAEKMLANEFNRPGHEIVNHHTYVFLGDGCMMEGISHESCALAGTWGLGKLIAFWDDNGISIDGHVEAWFTDDTAKRFESYGWHVIANVEGHDPEAIDDAIKAAKEVTDKPTLICCKTIIGAGSPNKAGTHDVHGAALGDAEIAATREYIGWKYPPFEIPAHVYQAWNARTKGEGLEKLWDNKFAEYREAFPQEAAEFERRMKGDLPADWAQHAANMIAKTNEKAETIASRKASQNAINGLVPALPEFLGGSADLTGSNLTNWTGAKHVHGKSTGNYISYGVREFGMSAIMNGVALHGGLLPFGGTFLMFSEYARNALRMAALMKQRVIFVYTHDSIGLGEDGPTHQPVEQTATLRYIPNMDVWRPCDTVESAVSWVAAVERKTGPSSLIFSRQNLAFQKRDADQIANIRKGGYVLSEAANGQPQALIIATGSEVSLAMDAQKTLAQDGINVRVVSMPSTNVFDRQDQAYRDSVLPKGSKRVAVEAGVTGFWYKYVGLDGAVIGMDTFGESAPAGELFKHFGFTIDNVVKTVKSIL; encoded by the coding sequence ATGGCTGCGGCGCGTAAGGTATACCCCCCCAAGTTTAATGACACAACTGGAGCGATCCGCGCTTTGGCAATGGATGCAGTTCAGAAAGCAAACTCTGGCCATCCTGGCGCTCCCATGGGCATGGCAGAAATTGCCGAAGTGCTGTGGATTCATCATCTGCGCCACAATCCGGCTAATCCTAAATGGGCCGACCGGGACCGTTTCGTGTTTTCCAATGGCCATGGCTCGATGCTGATTTATGCCCTGTTGCATTTGACTGGCTACGACTTGCCGATTGATGAGTTGAAACGCTTCCGCCAGCTACACTCTCAGACTCCAGGCCACCCAGAATATGGCTACACTGCTGGCGTCGAAACCACTACCGGCCCGCTGGGTCAAGGCATTACCAATGCGGTTGGTTTTGCCCTGGCGGAAAAAATGCTGGCAAATGAATTTAATCGGCCCGGCCACGAAATTGTTAACCACCATACTTATGTTTTCCTCGGCGACGGTTGCATGATGGAAGGTATCTCACATGAATCCTGTGCACTGGCCGGTACCTGGGGGCTCGGCAAATTAATCGCTTTCTGGGACGACAACGGCATTTCCATTGATGGGCATGTTGAAGCCTGGTTTACCGACGATACTGCCAAACGTTTTGAATCTTATGGTTGGCATGTAATCGCCAATGTGGAAGGCCATGATCCCGAAGCAATAGATGACGCCATCAAGGCTGCCAAGGAAGTTACCGACAAGCCTACACTGATTTGCTGCAAAACCATCATCGGCGCAGGTTCTCCGAACAAGGCCGGCACGCATGACGTGCATGGCGCTGCATTGGGCGATGCGGAAATCGCTGCTACGCGCGAATACATAGGCTGGAAATACCCGCCGTTCGAAATCCCAGCTCACGTTTATCAAGCGTGGAATGCGCGTACCAAGGGTGAGGGTTTAGAAAAATTGTGGGACAATAAATTTGCAGAATACCGCGAGGCTTTCCCCCAGGAAGCGGCTGAATTTGAGCGGCGTATGAAGGGTGATTTGCCAGCAGACTGGGCACAACATGCTGCGAACATGATCGCCAAGACCAATGAAAAAGCAGAAACCATTGCCTCGCGCAAGGCATCGCAGAATGCGATTAACGGTCTGGTGCCGGCATTACCTGAGTTTCTTGGCGGTTCGGCGGATCTGACCGGTTCAAACCTGACCAATTGGACGGGCGCCAAGCACGTTCATGGAAAATCGACAGGTAACTACATTAGTTACGGAGTACGCGAATTCGGCATGTCGGCCATTATGAATGGCGTGGCGTTGCATGGCGGCTTGCTACCATTTGGCGGCACTTTCCTGATGTTCTCTGAATATGCACGCAATGCACTGCGCATGGCTGCGCTGATGAAACAGCGTGTGATTTTCGTGTACACGCATGACTCGATCGGTCTGGGCGAAGATGGGCCAACTCATCAACCCGTGGAACAAACCGCCACACTACGCTATATTCCAAATATGGACGTTTGGCGCCCTTGTGATACTGTGGAATCTGCCGTGTCATGGGTTGCAGCGGTCGAGCGCAAAACTGGCCCGAGCAGTCTTATTTTTAGCCGGCAAAATTTGGCATTCCAAAAACGCGATGCGGATCAAATTGCCAACATCCGTAAGGGTGGTTATGTCTTGTCAGAAGCTGCCAATGGCCAGCCACAAGCACTCATTATCGCAACGGGCTCCGAAGTGAGTCTGGCCATGGATGCACAAAAAACCTTGGCTCAAGACGGCATTAATGTACGAGTAGTTTCCATGCCTTCAACCAATGTATTTGATCGTCAAGATCAAGCATACAGAGACAGCGTGTTACCAAAGGGCAGTAAACGCGTAGCTGTCGAAGCGGGCGTGACGGGGTTTTGGTACAAATATGTTGGTTTGGACGGTGCGGTAATTGGCATGGATACCTTTGGCGAATCTGCTCCGGCAGGTGAACTATTCAAACACTTCGGCTTTACCATTGACAATGTAGTGAAAACCGTAAAAAGCATACTTTAA
- the gap gene encoding type I glyceraldehyde-3-phosphate dehydrogenase: MTIKVGINGFGRIGRMVFRAAVKNFQDIEIVGINDLLEPDYLAYMLSYDSVHGRFDGTISIEGNTLVVNGKKIRLTAIKDPAELKWNEVGADIVIESTGLFLTKETCEKHIAAGAKKVIMSAPSKDDTPMFVYGVNDKTYANQAIISNASCTTNCLAPVAKVLNDTWGIKRGLMTTIHAATATQKTVDSPSNKDWRGGRGILENIIPSSTGAAKAVGVVIPELNKKLTGMAFRVPTSDVSVVDLTVELDKAATYADICAAMKTASEGSMKGILGYTGEKVVSTDFRGESCTSVFDAEAGMSLDGTFVKVVSWYDNEWGYSSKVLEMVRVIAK, translated from the coding sequence ATGACAATCAAAGTTGGTATCAATGGGTTTGGTCGAATTGGCCGCATGGTGTTCCGCGCAGCCGTGAAAAATTTCCAGGACATCGAGATCGTAGGCATTAACGACTTGCTTGAACCCGACTACTTGGCTTACATGTTGAGCTACGACTCCGTACATGGCCGCTTTGATGGCACCATTTCCATTGAAGGCAATACCTTGGTCGTCAACGGTAAAAAGATCCGTCTGACTGCTATCAAAGATCCCGCCGAATTGAAATGGAATGAAGTGGGCGCTGATATAGTTATCGAGTCCACCGGTCTTTTTCTCACTAAAGAAACTTGTGAAAAACACATCGCCGCGGGTGCCAAGAAAGTTATCATGTCTGCCCCATCCAAGGATGACACGCCGATGTTTGTGTATGGCGTGAATGACAAAACTTATGCTAACCAAGCGATCATCTCCAACGCTTCCTGCACGACAAATTGCCTCGCCCCTGTTGCCAAGGTGCTAAATGACACCTGGGGCATAAAGCGCGGACTAATGACCACCATACACGCCGCCACCGCTACCCAGAAAACCGTGGACAGCCCTTCTAACAAAGATTGGCGTGGTGGTCGCGGCATCCTCGAAAACATCATTCCGTCTTCGACTGGTGCGGCCAAGGCCGTTGGCGTGGTTATTCCCGAACTGAATAAAAAACTCACCGGCATGGCGTTCCGGGTACCCACCTCTGACGTATCCGTAGTTGACCTCACCGTGGAGTTGGATAAGGCTGCGACCTACGCCGATATCTGCGCCGCCATGAAGACTGCATCCGAGGGTTCAATGAAGGGCATCCTTGGCTATACCGGCGAAAAAGTTGTCTCTACCGACTTCCGAGGCGAGAGTTGCACTTCTGTTTTTGACGCAGAGGCGGGTATGTCTCTGGACGGTACCTTCGTTAAAGTCGTCTCTTGGTACGATAACGAATGGGGCTACTCCAGCAAGGTTCTGGAGATGGTTCGCGTCATCGCTAAATAA
- a CDS encoding phosphoglycerate kinase — MSVIKMTDLDLKGKRVLIREDLNVPQADDGTITDDTRIRASMPTIQHAVKAGAKVMLMSHLGRPEEGIYSEADSLKPVAKRLSDLLGKEIRVIKDWLDGGFTIADGEVVLFENVRFNKGEGKNNDELSQKMAKLCDIYAMDAFGTAHRAQASTHGVAKYAPVACAGPLLAAELEALGKALKSPAHPLIAIVGGSKVSTKLTVLESLSHIVDQLIVGGGIANTFIKAAGYSVGKSLYEPDLVAEAQRLIQAAKTKGGSIPVPTDVVVGKKFDTNEPAVVKKVADITDDDMIFDIGPETAQTYAAYLKNAATIVWNGPVGVFEFDQFGAGTKTLGMAIAESPAFSIAGGGDTLAAIAKYKISDQVSYISTGGGAFLEFLEGKKLPAVEILEQRAAK, encoded by the coding sequence TTGTCCGTAATCAAAATGACTGATTTGGATCTTAAGGGCAAACGTGTCCTGATCCGCGAAGACTTGAATGTTCCCCAAGCCGATGATGGCACCATAACCGATGATACCCGCATCCGGGCAAGCATGCCTACCATCCAGCATGCCGTGAAAGCCGGCGCCAAAGTAATGTTGATGTCTCACCTCGGTCGCCCTGAAGAAGGTATCTATTCCGAAGCCGATTCCCTAAAGCCTGTAGCCAAGCGTTTGTCTGACTTGCTGGGTAAAGAGATACGGGTCATTAAAGATTGGCTGGATGGCGGCTTCACCATCGCCGATGGCGAAGTTGTACTATTTGAGAACGTGCGCTTCAATAAAGGTGAAGGCAAAAACAACGACGAGCTGTCCCAAAAAATGGCTAAGCTGTGCGACATCTATGCGATGGATGCATTTGGTACCGCGCATCGCGCGCAGGCTTCCACCCACGGTGTGGCGAAGTATGCACCAGTGGCATGCGCTGGCCCACTACTGGCAGCAGAACTGGAAGCATTAGGCAAGGCATTGAAAAGCCCGGCCCACCCGCTGATCGCCATTGTCGGCGGTTCTAAAGTTTCAACCAAATTGACCGTATTGGAATCGTTGTCCCACATCGTGGATCAATTGATCGTCGGTGGCGGCATTGCCAATACTTTCATTAAAGCGGCTGGTTATAGCGTCGGGAAATCCCTATATGAACCCGATCTTGTAGCCGAAGCCCAGCGTTTAATACAAGCCGCCAAGACCAAGGGCGGATCGATTCCGGTACCTACTGATGTGGTCGTGGGCAAGAAGTTCGATACCAATGAGCCAGCCGTCGTTAAGAAAGTGGCTGATATCACTGACGATGATATGATTTTTGATATTGGTCCCGAAACTGCCCAGACTTATGCAGCCTATCTGAAGAACGCCGCAACCATCGTGTGGAATGGCCCAGTAGGCGTATTTGAATTTGACCAGTTTGGCGCCGGCACCAAAACGCTAGGCATGGCGATTGCGGAAAGTCCCGCATTTTCTATCGCCGGCGGTGGGGATACGCTGGCGGCGATTGCCAAATACAAGATCAGCGATCAAGTAAGCTATATTTCCACGGGCGGCGGTGCATTTCTAGAATTCCTTGAAGGTAAAAAATTGCCAGCGGTAGAAATTCTTGAGCAACGTGCAGCGAAGTAA
- the pyk gene encoding pyruvate kinase — protein sequence MLRRTKIVATLGPASSDQKVLEQMILAGVDVVRMNFSHGTAQDHVARVEKVRAAAAACGRIIGILADLQGPKIRVGKIENDKIILKQGDTFILDAEWTGLGNQERVGLDYKNLPKDVSKGSVLLLNDGMLEFDVTEVKGAQIICKVVCGGVLSNNKGINRKGGGLTAPALTDKDKEDIKTAALIKADYLAISFPRSANDMKLARKLMHAAGGKSLLMAKIERAEAITVLDEIIDASDAIMVARGDLSVEVGDAAVPGLQKRMIRMARAKNKLVITATQMMESMITNPIPTRAEVSDVANAVLDGTDAVMLSAETAVGDYPIETIKSMVRICINAESEMEDLATHHRLLQPKFARIDQAIAMSALYAASHFTIKAIVALTQSGSTPLWMSRMNARVPIFALTPTESTLSKVTLFSGVHPIAFNTTSKLPSVELRAAEDELVRLGLVQEGDMIVMTIGEAVGKAGYTNTMKIVRVGDHRKH from the coding sequence ATGTTACGCAGAACCAAAATTGTTGCCACTTTGGGGCCAGCCTCCAGCGACCAGAAAGTACTGGAGCAAATGATACTTGCTGGCGTGGATGTGGTGCGCATGAATTTTTCCCATGGCACAGCGCAAGATCACGTGGCACGTGTTGAAAAAGTGCGCGCTGCAGCGGCTGCATGTGGCCGTATTATAGGGATCCTTGCCGACCTGCAAGGCCCAAAAATTCGGGTGGGCAAAATTGAAAATGACAAAATCATTCTCAAGCAAGGGGATACTTTTATCCTGGATGCGGAATGGACAGGCCTCGGCAATCAGGAACGCGTTGGTCTCGATTACAAGAACTTACCCAAGGATGTCAGCAAAGGTTCAGTGCTGTTACTGAATGATGGCATGCTGGAATTTGATGTTACCGAAGTCAAAGGCGCGCAAATTATCTGCAAAGTCGTGTGCGGCGGTGTGCTATCCAACAACAAGGGGATCAATCGCAAGGGCGGTGGTTTGACTGCGCCCGCGCTTACCGACAAGGACAAGGAGGACATTAAAACCGCCGCATTGATTAAAGCAGACTATCTGGCGATTTCCTTCCCGCGCTCGGCGAATGACATGAAATTAGCGCGTAAATTGATGCATGCGGCTGGCGGCAAAAGCTTGTTAATGGCTAAAATTGAGCGTGCTGAAGCCATTACCGTACTGGACGAAATTATTGACGCATCCGACGCTATCATGGTAGCCCGAGGCGACCTTTCCGTGGAAGTGGGAGATGCAGCCGTACCAGGCCTGCAAAAACGCATGATCCGCATGGCACGTGCCAAAAACAAGTTGGTTATCACTGCCACACAAATGATGGAATCCATGATCACTAACCCGATTCCCACTCGGGCGGAAGTATCGGACGTGGCAAATGCAGTGCTGGATGGCACCGATGCGGTCATGCTGTCGGCAGAAACTGCAGTGGGCGACTATCCCATTGAAACCATCAAATCCATGGTACGCATCTGTATTAATGCGGAAAGTGAGATGGAAGATCTCGCCACCCATCATCGTCTGCTACAACCGAAATTTGCACGTATCGATCAGGCTATCGCCATGTCTGCGCTATATGCAGCTTCTCACTTTACGATCAAAGCAATTGTGGCACTGACCCAGTCCGGCTCAACTCCTCTATGGATGTCCCGTATGAATGCAAGAGTGCCGATCTTTGCGTTAACGCCAACTGAGTCAACCTTGAGTAAAGTAACGCTATTCAGCGGGGTACACCCAATTGCGTTTAACACGACCTCAAAACTTCCTTCAGTAGAGTTGCGCGCAGCAGAGGATGAACTGGTACGTTTGGGATTAGTACAAGAAGGTGACATGATTGTAATGACTATAGGTGAAGCCGTTGGCAAGGCTGGCTATACCAATACCATGAAAATTGTCCGGGTAGGCGATCACCGTAAGCATTGA
- the fba gene encoding class II fructose-bisphosphate aldolase (catalyzes the reversible aldol condensation of dihydroxyacetonephosphate and glyceraldehyde 3-phosphate in the Calvin cycle, glycolysis, and/or gluconeogenesis), with protein sequence MALVSLRQLLDHAAENGYGLPAFNVNNLEQVKAIMEAADETNSPVIMQGSAGARKYAGEAFLRHLILAAVETYPHIPVVMHQDHGASPAVCINAIRSGFSSVMMDGSLKEDAKTPSSYEYNVEVTSKVVDLSHAVGVSVEGELGCLGSLETGMGEQEDGQGAEGKLDHSQLLTDPEEAADFVRRTGVDALAIAIGTSHGAYKFTRPPTGDTLDIKRIKAIHARIPNTHLVMHGSSSVPQEWLKIIDQFGGDMGETYGVPVSEIVEGIKHGVRKVNIDTDLRMASTGAVRRHLAQNPKNFDPRKFLAESTIAMKEICKARYEAFGSAGQASKIKALSLDAMAIRYTKGELKAIVK encoded by the coding sequence ATGGCTCTTGTTTCATTACGCCAGCTGCTGGATCATGCAGCCGAGAACGGATACGGCCTGCCCGCATTCAACGTCAATAATTTGGAACAGGTCAAGGCAATCATGGAGGCAGCGGATGAAACCAATAGCCCCGTGATTATGCAAGGCTCAGCTGGCGCCCGCAAATATGCAGGTGAAGCATTCTTGCGCCACCTGATTCTCGCTGCTGTAGAGACTTATCCGCACATTCCAGTAGTCATGCACCAAGATCACGGAGCCTCCCCGGCTGTATGTATCAACGCCATTCGTTCTGGATTCTCCAGCGTAATGATGGATGGTTCTTTGAAAGAAGATGCCAAAACTCCATCCTCTTACGAATACAACGTTGAAGTAACCAGTAAAGTTGTTGATCTTTCCCACGCGGTGGGTGTATCCGTTGAAGGTGAACTAGGCTGCTTGGGCTCACTTGAAACCGGCATGGGCGAACAAGAAGATGGACAAGGTGCAGAAGGCAAACTAGACCACTCGCAACTACTAACCGATCCAGAAGAGGCAGCCGATTTTGTCCGGAGGACTGGCGTAGATGCACTGGCGATAGCCATCGGCACCTCACACGGTGCATACAAATTCACCCGCCCACCCACAGGCGACACTTTGGATATTAAGCGTATCAAGGCGATCCATGCCCGCATTCCCAACACTCACTTGGTAATGCATGGCTCTTCTTCTGTACCGCAGGAATGGTTGAAAATTATTGACCAATTTGGCGGCGATATGGGAGAAACCTACGGTGTGCCAGTTTCGGAGATAGTCGAAGGTATCAAACATGGCGTGCGGAAAGTTAATATCGACACAGACCTGCGCATGGCGTCTACAGGCGCGGTACGTCGTCACCTGGCACAAAACCCCAAAAATTTTGATCCACGTAAATTCTTGGCGGAATCGACCATAGCCATGAAAGAGATCTGCAAGGCACGTTATGAAGCCTTCGGTTCTGCTGGCCAGGCATCGAAAATAAAAGCATTATCACTGGATGCAATGGCTATCAGGTACACCAAAGGTGAGCTAAAAGCCATCGTCAAATAA
- the ppk2 gene encoding polyphosphate kinase 2, translated as MMNKKNDLNQPAKTAAQISKHDYRKMLHALQVELVKLQRHFIKCNDKILIIFEGRDASGKDGTIKRIVQHLSPRETRVVALGKPSDRDQTVWYFQRYVPYLPAAQELVLFNRSWYNRAGVERVMGFCTDAEHEEFMDSVSEFEHMLVRSGIKLFKYYLDISKLEQKKRLNERMTDPLTQWKVSTLDDQAIKKWKPYSLARNEMLARSHTTMAPWTIVRANDKYLTRLNVIKDLLSRLNYADKDDKLILPDPRIILTYDATYLENGVLEP; from the coding sequence ATGATGAATAAAAAAAACGATCTCAATCAACCCGCTAAAACAGCTGCACAAATCAGCAAGCATGACTACCGAAAGATGCTCCATGCTCTTCAGGTTGAGCTAGTCAAACTGCAGCGGCATTTCATTAAATGCAATGACAAAATTCTAATTATTTTTGAAGGGCGTGATGCGTCTGGAAAAGATGGCACAATCAAGCGCATCGTCCAACATTTAAGTCCACGTGAAACACGTGTCGTAGCACTCGGCAAGCCTTCGGATCGCGATCAAACGGTGTGGTACTTTCAACGTTATGTTCCCTACCTGCCAGCAGCTCAAGAGCTCGTGCTGTTTAACCGCAGTTGGTACAATCGCGCCGGTGTCGAACGAGTAATGGGCTTTTGTACTGACGCTGAGCATGAGGAATTTATGGATTCAGTATCAGAGTTCGAACATATGTTGGTCCGTTCAGGTATCAAGCTTTTTAAGTACTACCTCGACATCAGCAAACTTGAACAGAAGAAACGTTTAAATGAACGCATGACAGACCCGCTCACCCAATGGAAAGTCAGTACACTTGACGACCAGGCAATCAAAAAATGGAAGCCATACAGCTTGGCACGCAACGAAATGTTGGCTCGCTCGCACACCACAATGGCTCCATGGACCATAGTTCGTGCCAACGATAAGTATCTGACACGACTTAATGTTATTAAGGATCTGCTCAGCCGCCTTAATTACGCAGATAAAGATGACAAACTGATTTTGCCAGATCCACGGATCATATTAACCTACGATGCAACCTATCTCGAAAATGGCGTGCTGGAACCGTAG